One part of the Eulemur rufifrons isolate Redbay chromosome 16, OSU_ERuf_1, whole genome shotgun sequence genome encodes these proteins:
- the CLEC2D gene encoding C-type lectin domain family 2 member D isoform X2: protein MHDNVEKGFTQTKVLANPGNLHSKEHSNKVSSHWTLYFFSTVCLTIILCGMITTLGALRTNCNQKPSVYLEAVCPESWIGFQRKCFYFSDDIKNWTSSQIYCDSQGADLVQVETLQELVSHQRRRRVCLFE, encoded by the exons ATGCATGACAATGTGGAGAAAGGCTTTACACAAACCAAAGTGCTGGCAAACCCAG GTAATCTGCATTCTAAAGAGCATTCTAATAAAGTTAGTTCACACTGGACCTTGTATTTCTTCTCAACTGTATGTCTGACAATCATACTGTGTGGAATGATCACTACGTTAGGAG cacttaGAACTAACTGCAATCAAAAGCCCTCAGTATATCTTGAAGCTGTGTGCCCAGAAAGCTGGATTGGTTTCCAAAGAAAGTGTTTCTATTTTTCCGATGACATCAAGAATTGGACATCAAGCCAGATATATTGTGACTCACAAGGTGCTGACCTTGTTCAGGTTGAAACTCTCCAGGAACTG